The Amblyraja radiata isolate CabotCenter1 chromosome 5, sAmbRad1.1.pri, whole genome shotgun sequence genome includes the window gcataccacaccgtgatacaatatgccagcacactctcgatggtggaGCAGTAGAAGGTCAAAACTGTTCTTCCTTAGTGCTCTCAGGAAGTGCAATTGCTGTTGGGTATCTTTTTTTACCACTGCTGAAGTGTTGGCAGACCAGGAGAGGTCCTCCACGATGTGcgttcccaggaatttgaaggtggAAACCCTCTcgacacagtccccattgatgtaGAGCAGGGCATGGTCCGCTTTGTGCCCTCGATGACcatttcctttgttttgctgataatAAGTGCCAGGTAGTTCGCAGAACACCACTCTGACAGCTTCAGGACCTCATCTCTGTACGCTGCCTCGTCTCCTCCTGATATGAGTCCGAtcaccgtggtgtcatccgcgaatttaataatggagtttgtggagtggATGGGAGTGCAGTCGTAAGTGTACAGAGCACAGAGGAGTGTGTTTGCGAATTGTGAAagtagaggaaggaatataagtggggggggagggggggggagggaagaaatgaGTGcaggtccaggtggggcacaggagaaagatgaggggggcgaAGGGAAGGATtgtgggagaggaagggggagtttTGCAGTTGCTTAAAACTGGAATATTCACTGGAATGTTGATaccgttggattgtaagctacccacgcGCAATCtgactgttcctctagtttgtgtgATTCCTGCTGATGTTCAGGAACACTGAGGCTCCCTCATCCCTCAGCCTGGAATAGGAATCGCAAATTGCCTGCAGCCACTAGAGGCCCCCCTGCCCATGCAGTggctccagacccccccccccccaccccccccccgagcCACTGCTCTACTGACCGAGCTCCATCTGGCCCGCCAGCAACAGGCCAGGGTACGGAGCGAGGAAAAGCTTCACCAGTCCCGGTACTgtatcgcctgtatccacctatcacgtgccagactttcccccacccccacctctcttttcctgcCCACTACTCCATCATCTGAAAGAGGGACCCGATcggaaacgttgcccatccattcccttagatgctgcctgacccactgaagtcctccagcaatgtgtgttttgctcaaggccaGTGTGGTTTATTCCAAGCATgctttttagattttagagatacagtcaggaaacagttccttcggATCACAAAGTACTCGCCGACCTGCAATAaccttgtacactagttctattctaccctAGCCAATGTacgtaggcacaaaaagctggagtcactcagcagttcagacagcatcagactgaagaagggtctcaacccaaaatatcaactattccttttcttgagatgctgtctgacccgctgagttagtccagctttttgtgtctatcttcagtttaaaccagcatctgcagttcattcctctgcagacatgtacatctttggagtgtgggaggaatctggagcgcccggagaaaacccatgcggtcaccgggagaacgtacaaactccacatcagGATCAGGATCTGGTGCAGTGAAGAAGCGGATATACCAGCTACACCAGAGTGCCGCCCGCACCTTCTCTCCACACAGGCAGTGCAGTGAAGGGCAGGGCAGTGTTCCCTATGTATCCCAGTGTCGGCAGTGGTAGGAACGGCTCGGTCTCAAGGTCAGCCATGTAATAGCTGATTTTGCAAAAACCTGCCGGGACTGGTTGCACTAATTGCAGGCTGCAACTCACTCCCTGGAAATGGTTAGAAAAACAAAGCACTGCAAACACTCACAGTTCGGGCGGAGGAAGGAACAGTCGAAGTCTCGGCATGAGGAGAGTGACTCTCGCTCTAGGCACTGTGTGAGAAGCCAAACGTACACAACAGCTCCAGACACATCTTCCCCACCCCACGTGCCTTCCAACGTGTTTGTCAAGTGTCCTGCCTTGGCACCCAGCTGTgttctgctgctgctgttgctgcattGGCAGGGTTGCGGCACACAGCACTTGGGCTTTGCGGTGCTGGCATGTCGTCTCGGCAAGGGCTGAGGTCTACAGTCTTGTTTCCTGGCCACACAGCACCCATCCAATGGATCAAATAGCCTTCTCCCATGTACCTGATCAGTGAacgatagaacagtacagcgcaggaacaggcccttcagcccacaatgtctgatgccgttaaactatcctctgcctgcatgtgattcacatccctccattccctgcatatccatgtgcctctccaaaagcctcttaaataccatgaTCGTacttgcttccaccaccacctggcTGTGCATTCCTTGTACCCACCATTCTTAGCTTAGATTAGCTTAActtagagatactgtgcgaaaacaggtccttcggcccaccgagtcaacgccgaccagcgatccctgtactctagtgctatcctacacacttgggacaatatacaatttttacaaaagccaattcacctacacacctgtacatctttagagtgtggaaactggagatccaggagaaaacccacgcaggtcacagggagaatgtgcaaactctgttcagacagcacccatagccaggatcgaaccagggtctccggcgctgtatggcagcaactctactgctgcgcaccGTGACGCCCCtattctttgtgtaaaaataaaactcctcgcatatctcctttaaacattccccctctgatcttaaagctgtgccctctagtctttgacatttccaccctggggaaaggttctgaatgtctaccctgcctctgcctctcataatttcatgtaCTTCTTTCAGGTcacacaataaattgaattgtaattgtaattgttgtcTCCTCTCGACtgctggtgctcagaaaacagtccaagtttgtccaacctctccttattattaataccctctaatccaggaagaGTTCTAGTCAAATTCTTCTGTTCCATATCCAAAGCCTCCACTCCCTCCTTGTAAataggatgaccagaactgcacgtgagttgatgggaatgtggggagaattgaTCACAGGCAAGGAAGTAGGGAGATAGGATTGATGGATAGAGTGTGTAAAAGGGTccggacccaaaacatcgcccatcctttatctccagagatgcttcctgacccgctgagttacaccagcattttttgtctatcaatGGGATTGATCTGAGAGCCACCAGAGACTCATCTGCCTGAATATCTCCCGGCCATTAATACCCCCATTCACCCACCTACACGTGGGGCACTTGCCAGTGGCCATTGCCCTCCCACAGGGTGTATTGGGTGTGGGAAAGGCGCTATaggtcatgggggggggggggggggggggggaacatagacagcaccggaggtcagcattgaacctggggcagcggcgctCACCGTCTCTTGTCTCCCCCATGCGGCAGGCTCCTGCGACATGTCCACGATGGTTTACCCAAGGGATGAGAAGCTGGAGAAGCTGAGCCAGGAGGACATCATCTCCAACACCAAGCTGGTGATGCAGGGGCTGGAGGCGCTGAAAAACGAGCACAACTCCATCCTGCACAGCCTGATGGAGACCatcaagtgtctgaagaaggatgaggAGGCCAACCTGGTGCACGAGAAGTCCGGCCTGATCCGCAAGTCTGTGGAGATGATCGAGCTGGGCCTGGGCGAGGCACAGgtatggccagtggggaggggaggggaggagatgagattgTATATGAGAAGGGGTGTGGGGAGTAGTAAGGAATCGGGACAAAGAGTGTgtggaagatggggggggggaggaggagaggtggtggGGAGTGGAGTGCAGGTTgtgtgggaggtggagagggggtgttgggggggtTGACGGGTACAGGGGCAGTGGGGAAATGGGGTTTGTGGacgaggggggggtgaggaggtggGGTTGGGGTGAAGAGTGCAGTAGAGATTGTGCAAGAGAAGTTGAGAGGGGATGTGGGGCAAATGGGATGCATGGAAGAAATGCATGGAGGAGAGTCTCATGGGGGTGTCAGAGCAGAGGTTgttggagaggagagtggggttgaggagggagggagtgggatggTTGTGAGAGGAGGGATCACTCTGAGAATAGGGGGAGAAacgtgtggggcggggggggctaGTGAGTGTGGAGGGGGAGTGTGATTGTTCCCACTGGGCATTGCTGGGCATTGGGTCTGACCCCCGACACTGTCCCTGGGGAACCCCACAGTGGgcgtgtgtgtcccccccccccaaacctggGTACTTGCTGCTCAACCCGTCCCTGGACAGATGATCattgtttcagttcagttttagttcatTGTCGggtgtacagtgaaaggcttttgttgcgtgctatccagtcagtgactgGTCCCGCGCCCTCCATTGACCTTTggtgctgaccccccccccccccccgccgccccaGGTAATGATGGCGCTCTCGGCCCACCTGAACGCAGTGGAGTCGGAGAAGCAGAAGCTGCGTGCGCAGGTTCGCCGCTTGTGCCAGGAGAACCAGTGGCTGCGGGATGAGCTGGCTGGGACGCAGCAGAAGCTGCAGCGCAGCGAGCAGTCGGTGGCACAGCTGGACGAGGAGAAGAAGCACCTGGAGTTCATGAACCAGCTGAAGAAATACGACGACGACACCTCTCCCTCGGTGAGTCCGGGACCACCAGCTccacccacacccacctcccctcctctctcctccactcaccgccctgacccctccctcacctcccccagccAACACCACCCTCaccaatccccctttccctcaccgttccctctcctctccacctgaccctcccactatctgccatttctcctggCCACCCCCCCTTATTTCTTGCCCACCTCCCCCTACAATCACTGCTCTCCCCTTTCCTTGCCCCCAGCCCCGTCCCTCTTTACCCAGCCCTCCCCAGGTCACTGCccaaaccccccgccccccccacggtCGCCTCGGCCCCTGAACCATGACCAGCTCAGCCCAATAAACCCGCCCCACCCCGCGAGAGCCACCCTCCTCTCCGAGCAAAAGGCACATCTGCCCCAAACCCCTCCCCCAGCCTCCCAGTACGTATTTGTGGACATTAAGGTTGACTCTTCCTCTGGccccttggcccatatccctggccTAGCCCAGTAATCCcgacccaccacccttgtgtcgGCTGTGTCCTGGCCAACGTGTGTCTCTGATCTCACCCCCAGGACGAGAAGGAGGGAGATTCTTCCAGAGATTCACTGGATGACCTGTTCCCCGAGGAGGAGGAACACGGGCCTGGAAGTAAGTGGAGGGGGTAGTGAGTgggtggggggaatgggggaggagggggggttgtaGATAGTGCCAGGGGGTGGTAGAGAGTGCGAGGGGGGTGGGTTTAGGTGGGGTGGGATTTGGGGACAAAATGGGAGATTGGGTGTGGGGGACGGGGTCATTGGGATGGGGGGTTTAGTGGGTGGGGTCAGTGGGTGTGGAGTCATGTGTCAGGGGTCAGTACCGGTGGGCAGGGGGTGGGGTCAATGTGTGGGTCGGCGGGTGAGggtcgttccaggcactcatcgtcTCTCCCTCCCCTGCAGCAGCATCACACGCCCACGGCAGCAGTGCAGTGGCAGCGGCGCAGCAGTGCGGCTACGAGATTCCTGCACGTCTGCGGACGCTGCACAACCTGGTGATCCAGTACGCCTCGCAGGGCCGCTACGAGGTGGCCGTGCCGCTGTGTAAGCAGGCGctggaggacctggagaaaacctccgGCCATGACCACCCCGACGTGGCCACCATGCTCAATATCCTGGCACTGGTGTACAGGTGGGACGTGGGAGAGGCCTCCACCTCCACAACCCTACCCCGCAATACGCCCTCCCCTTCACAACCCTACCACCTCCCCACCTCAATTAGCCCTCCCCCATCCACAACCCGCTCTGCCCCACACCTACCCCTCCAATCCCCAacccttccctccacactcccctccactcgtCATGTCAACCCCATCTCCcctcaaacctccgctccaccccctcactcccctcccccatccataaCCCGCCTGGCCCCACACCCACCACTCCAAAATGCATCTTTCCCCACCTCAAACCTCCCCTCCGACACCTTCCCCACATCTAACCCACTGCATCCCACCCTTCCGCGACTCGACCTGTTcctacccctcccctccaatccacaagcCCCACTCTGCAACCTTTCCCGCACCCAACCCACCCTAGTTGACGACTGTTCCCGCCCTGCATCCTTCCCCAGTCCGCTTTCCTCCCATCCCCGCCTACTCCCCCATCTCCCAGACCATGgtttcacactctctctctctctctccaccccacacATAGGGACCAGAATAAATACAAGGAGGCTGCGCACCTCCTCAACGACGCACTGAATATCCGGGAGAAAACCCTGGGCAAGGATCACCCGGCCGTGAGTCaggggcaggagagggggagggggagacctgGAGTGctggggggggaggatggggtaaGCTGTGAGACCACCATGTGTTGGAGCAGGTCGAGCTCCACTGAGACCAGGATCAGCTCTGGCTCTGGCTGAGGCTTTGGGTTGTCAGGGGTCTGACAGTGGCTGCTTGTGTTTGGTGTCCTTGTGCTGAGCATGGGGAGGTGCTGCAGAGAGACATTGGAGAAGATATTATTGTCCCTGTGGGAATATGATTGCAATACTACCGCAGAAACGTGGTTGAAGGAAGGTCGGGTCTGGCTGCTCGATGTCCAAGATTGCGGATGTTTCAAGcgtgatgagggggggggggggggaggttaattGCAGGCTCATGGAGGATTTCTTTGAAGACTTTTCTGGTCAGGCTATTTGTGTAGAATTGTAAAGGTTCTAGAGAAGTTTAAAAAAGGAGTTGGGTTGtacggagaggttggataggctgggattgttttcactggagcacAGACAGTTGAGGGGATGATCTTAGATGTTTATAAAATAGAGAGGGGCACAGATAGGATGGTACTAGTCCTTTCCCCATGGTAGGGAAGTTTAACCCCTCACAAGGGAGTGGAAAGGGGGGACTTGAGGGACAGGGTTTTAGCAGGGtgaggtgggtgcatggaacgagctgccagtgtaaGGGTAGAGGCAAATACagttgcaacatttaaaaggtatttggacagTTTGATGAAGCGGGGACATGCCGTGGACCTGGGGCGCTGGCACGGTGAGTGATGGGGAACTGACCCCGGCTCCTATCCTGTCCACAGGTAGCAGCCACCCTGAACAACCTGGCCGTCCTGCACGGCAAGAGGGGCAAGTACAAGGAGGCTGAGCCCCTGTGTAAGAGGGCGCTGGAGATCCGCGAGaaggtgggtgtgtatgtgtaggTGCGAGTACGTGGGAGGTGTGTACGTGGGAGGGGGGCGAATGAGGTGTACGTGGGAAGGGGTGTGAGGATGTGTGTAGATGCGTGCACatgtgaggggtgtgtgtgtgagtgtgtgtacgtgtgaatgtgtggtgtgtatgtgtgagtacgTGTGCTGGTGTGTGGAGGTCCGAGTACGTGTGTGGGGGTGCGAGTACATGTGCGGGGGTGTGGATGAGTGTGGTGTGTGTACgtgtgggtatgtgtggggggtggtgtgtacGTGTGGGTGCGTAAGTGGGTGTGTGCGGGGTCGTTTCTGATCCTTTGACGGCCGGTGCTGCAGGTCCTGGGCCGAGACCACCCAGACGTGGCGAAGCAGCTGAACAACCTGGCGCTGCTTTGCCAGAACCAGGGCAAGTACGAGGAGGTGGAGTACTACTACCGGCGCGCCCTCGACATCTACCAGAGTCGCCTCGGCAACGACGACCCCAATGTGGCCAAGACCAAGAACAACCTggtgagcgggggaggggggctgtggaAGGTGGGGAGAacagggtagggggaggggatggtggggaaggtgagaggggagggacgactcaagggggaggggggggcagttaCCAAGGGGGTTGAGATGTTGGTGGAGAGAGCAGGCACCACAGTGTGAGGGTGAGCTGACATTTCATTGGTACTGATGTTGGTTGTTATTGTCGTGTATCGggatacagggaaaagcttttttttcttcttttttttttgtgcgCCATCCAGTCAGATCAACTCCTACTATACCAAGTACATGCAGTCCATACTCTTGTAGAACGGGTAGTGAAGtgttgatggtggggagtctggtctgtgtgatggactgggctacatccacaactctctgcaacgtCTTGCTGTCATGTTCCCAAAGCTGAAGTTGGTAACAGTCGTCGGAGACCGAACCTCCTCAGACTAATGAAGAAGTAGAGGTGTTAGTGTGGTTTCTTGTCCATAGCCTCCATGTGCTTGGTCCAGGACAaactgttggtgatatttatgtcGGGAAACGAGTCTcatgaccatctccacttcagcaccattaatGCTGACTGGAGCATGCCCTCCACCAGGCTTACTGAAATCAGTAACTAGCTCCTTCCTCTTgcagacattgagggagaggatgTTGTCTTGACACCGTGCTACTGACCTCTCTGTCTCTGCTTCGTCATTGTTCGGGATCCAGCCCAGAagaaggctcgacccgaaacgtcacccattccttctctctggagatgctgcctgtcctgctgagttactccaactttttgtgtctatcttcagcttaaaccagcgtctgcagttccttcctccacaatagTGGCATCCTTTATgaacttgtaaatggagtcagAGCAGACTTCAGGCACACAGTCACGAGTGTACAGGGAGGATAGCAAGTGGCTGAGAAGACATCCTTGAGGGACACTGGTGTTGAGAATGATCATGGAGGGTGTACAAGGTCTGTGGGTGAGGAGgtcaaggatccagtggcaggGTGGGGTGCTGACCCCTGGGTCAGGAGgtcaaggatccagtggcaggGTGGGGTGCTGACCCCTGGGTCAGGAGgtcaaggatccagtggcaggGTGGGGTGCTGACCCCTGGGTCAGGAGGTCCAGGATCCAGGGTAGAGTGCTGACCCCTGGGTCCAGGAGTTTGGAATTTTAGGGGTGGatgcaggggaggggagaaggggtcaGTTTGGCGGGCGGCTGGGGtggggtcagggtgggggggcgggatagCGGCGGTCAGTTTGGGGATTGGGGTctgtggaggatgggggccgatctgGGGAGGGGTTAACCTTGGCCTCTCTCTCACAGGCCTCCTGCTACCTGAAGCAATGCAAGTACAAGGAGGCAGAGACCCTGTACAAGGACATCCTGACCCGGGCCCACGAGAAGGAGTTTGGATCAGTGAACGGTAGGTCCACTAACGGGCGTGGTGGCATGGGTCAGCAGTTGGGAGtatccctctcacttccccccccctGCAATATTTTCACTGCCCACAGATGTACTCCCAGCCCCatcacaaagtctccagatgcccccccccccccccctcgcagaaGCCTGTCTCCAGCCAAATCTATTGACTCCACATGAAGTCAACAAACACCAGCAGGCATGCTAGCTCTCACACTGCAGACCTGCGCTATAGAGAGAGCTGCACTTCGAGCCAGGTTGTTCCAGTCACAACACAAGCATCTACAGGTGACACAGTCTCacaggaagagttgctgccttacagcgcgaggttcaatcctgactacgggtgctgcctgtatggagtttgtaccttctccccgtgaccgcatgggttttctccaggttctccggtttcctcccacactgcaaatgacgtacaggtttgtagattaattggcttggtacaattataaattgtccctagtgtgtataggatagttagTATGCAAGGATAgtcggtcagtgtggactcggtgggccaaaggacctgttttggtgctgtgtctctatactaaactaagctACTCCATGACGGGGAACATTGCATACATGTGTTCTGTCCACAAAAAGCAGCACAAATCCAATCGGAGAATTTCCACCCTGTCTCATTTCATTCATCGATGAAGTGTCGACAAAGTGACGGAAGGTGATATTGACACTGACCAACTATCTAGTCGGCGGCACATTGACCAGGGCCGCTCTTAAAATAGCTGGAGTGATACATTGCACAAATGAATGTGGTTATTGGAGGTTGATCCTCCCAGCCCCAGGTTAATGACTGCAGGAGGTCAATAGTGCCCTTGTCCCACACGTCTGTAGCTGCCTCCTCATTGTCCTTGGTGCCAGGGTGAGGTGAGGGTTGGTGATGTTCACTGATGATCACAGTGTGTGTCCCGTTCGCTTAGTAAGTGACGCAGCCCCTGCTGAATGCAGCAGGACCGGGACATCCTTCAGGCACGGGCTGATAATGGGGCAAGTAGCGTTCACGGCACCAGGGGGCCGGGGATCGACCGTCTCCAGGTCTATCCATCTGCCACTGACATTCAGTGACGTTACCATCACCGAGTCTCCACCATCAACGTCCTGGAGCTACCATTCACCAGAAACTCACCGGGACCAGCCACACAAACTCCTCGGTTGCAAGAGCTGGGATTCTGCGGTGAGATACCAAACTgatgaccccccccccacacagatcATGGATaggcctccagtgatgctgcctgacccgctgagttactccagcatgctatgtctgtctttggtatgtcagttcctcgtttctatatAGCAGCTGGAATGTTGCTCTTGTTGTCCCAGGAGAGAATAAACCCATCTGGATGCACGCagaggagcgggaggagctgagcAAGGTGAGCCTGTCCCAGCCCAACCCCCAGTACACTGGCCTCCCCCACCCACGACCCTCCCCACAAACATCCTCCTAACCCCGAGCATGGGTGCTAGCCCAGTCTAGACCTCACCCATCCGTGCCGCTCCCCACCGCAGGCCAGGCACGAGAGGCTGGCCTCTCACCCATCCCACGTCTCATGTCCCACACACGCGTGGTCCCCTCGCCCCATCCCCAGCAGCCCGACATCCCCCATCCTCGCAACCTTAACCACATCTACCTCCCCTGTTCACCCCCCTTGAGATCCCCAACAGCAGCCAGTACACAACAACCATCTGCACCCTCCCAACCCCACCCACTGTTTAAAGCCCAGCCGTGGCCCCACCTGCAATCCCACACAGAAGGCTGtcctcttcccctcccatcccacacaGAAGAccatcctctctcttcccccccctccatcccccatccCACACGAGGCCGTCCTCTCTCAGCTCCACCCACGCACGACAATCCTCTCtgtcccctccatccccacaccCCTGACCTGTCCCATGCAAggctgccctctctctccccctctcctcccactacATTGGCGTGAGGCTGTCTCTCCCCAGCCCTGTCGTGTAGCTGTGCTCACACTGTTGCTGTGTTTCAGGGCAAGCACAAGGACAGCGCGCCCTACGCCGAGTATGGAGGCTGGTACAAGGCCTGCAAGGTCAACAGGTGAGGGTGACCCATTGGGGGGGAGTGAccatcccatccccctccccttgtGCTGCCGGCCCCTACCCCTGCAGTCTGTCCCGATCCAGACTGGGGCCAGGGGCCGGGCAGTGGACTGAACGCTAGGGTTTGGTGGGATGTGCTGTAAGTTTTGGGGGGGGTTTCATGGCCATTTGGGGGCAGGTGCTGTGGGATATGGGGGGTGGCGTGCTGTGGGCAGCGTCCACGTTGCATTAACTACACGGTGAATGGTCAGCATGAGACCGGGTCCTGATCCCTGCCCCACAGTCACCACCCATCTGCTCCAGACACCCCGGAGCTCCACTAACCCAGTCTTCCTCATAGCCCCACAGTGAACACCACGCTGAGGAACCTGGGTGCTCTGTACCGACGTCAGGGCAAGCTGGAGGCTGCGGAGACCCTGGAGGAGTGTGCCACACGCTCCCGCAAACAGGTAGGTACTCCCCACCACAGGGTTATGGAGTGATCATAGTGTCCCCACACAAGTACTGCACCCTCATGTTATACAGCTAGCTTGTATTTCAAGagggtttgtatacaaaaacagggatgttgcGGCTCTATGAGGCTGCGTTTGGaacattgtgaacaattttgggcaccgtatctgaggaaggatgtgctggcactggagagggtccagaggaggtttacaagaatgatcccaggaatgagtgggttaacctatgatgagcatttgacaggacTGAGCCTCTACTCGccggagtttaaaagaatgaggggggacctcattgaaacgtaccgaatagtgaaaggcttggatagagtggatgtggagaggatgtttccactggtgggagagtctaggactagaggtcatagcctcagaattaaaggatgttcttttaggggggagatgaggagaaatttctttagtcagagggtggtgaatctgtggaattctttgctgtgaaggccacgtcaatgggtatttttaaggcagatatagattcttgattggtacgggtgtcagggttaatggggacaaggcagcagaatcgggttaggagggagagatagatcagccatgattgaatggcggagtagatttgatgtgctgaattgcctaattcttctATCCCATATGAGTCCCGTCCCCACcaatactgtaccccagtgttatacagtCCCCAGGTGTGACTGGGGACGTGTGTGTTGGGTGTTTCTCTTTGAGTGCTGTGGGATCGTGTGCTTGCTGTGCTGCTGTAATCTGTGTGATGCtgacgctgtctctctctctctctctctctctctctctctctctccccctgtgctTCCATTGCCGCATTGCAGTCCACCACTGTAAGTCTCCAGCCTTGTTTCAGTTGTTTCAGTGCAGACTTCACTGCTGCCTTCGTGAA containing:
- the klc4 gene encoding kinesin light chain 4 isoform X6 → MSTMVYPRDEKLEKLSQEDIISNTKLVMQGLEALKNEHNSILHSLMETIKCLKKDEEANLVHEKSGLIRKSVEMIELGLGEAQVMMALSAHLNAVESEKQKLRAQVRRLCQENQWLRDELAGTQQKLQRSEQSVAQLDEEKKHLEFMNQLKKYDDDTSPSDEKEGDSSRDSLDDLFPEEEEHGPGTASHAHGSSAVAAAQQCGYEIPARLRTLHNLVIQYASQGRYEVAVPLCKQALEDLEKTSGHDHPDVATMLNILALVYRDQNKYKEAAHLLNDALNIREKTLGKDHPAVAATLNNLAVLHGKRGKYKEAEPLCKRALEIREKVLGRDHPDVAKQLNNLALLCQNQGKYEEVEYYYRRALDIYQSRLGNDDPNVAKTKNNLASCYLKQCKYKEAETLYKDILTRAHEKEFGSVNGENKPIWMHAEEREELSKGKHKDSAPYAEYGGWYKACKVNSPTVNTTLRNLGALYRRQGKLEAAETLEECATRSRKQGLDPIHQTRVVEILKDGDAVDRRRSLAGNPVKYEGGSVGSEEVSVGVEWTGA
- the klc4 gene encoding kinesin light chain 4 isoform X1 translates to MSTMVYPRDEKLEKLSQEDIISNTKLVMQGLEALKNEHNSILHSLMETIKCLKKDEEANLVHEKSGLIRKSVEMIELGLGEAQVMMALSAHLNAVESEKQKLRAQVRRLCQENQWLRDELAGTQQKLQRSEQSVAQLDEEKKHLEFMNQLKKYDDDTSPSDEKEGDSSRDSLDDLFPEEEEHGPGTASHAHGSSAVAAAQQCGYEIPARLRTLHNLVIQYASQGRYEVAVPLCKQALEDLEKTSGHDHPDVATMLNILALVYRDQNKYKEAAHLLNDALNIREKTLGKDHPAVAATLNNLAVLHGKRGKYKEAEPLCKRALEIREKVLGRDHPDVAKQLNNLALLCQNQGKYEEVEYYYRRALDIYQSRLGNDDPNVAKTKNNLASCYLKQCKYKEAETLYKDILTRAHEKEFGSVNGENKPIWMHAEEREELSKGKHKDSAPYAEYGGWYKACKVNSPTVNTTLRNLGALYRRQGKLEAAETLEECATRSRKQSTTGLDPIHQTRVVEILKDGDAVDRRRSLAGNPVKYEGGSVGSEEVSVGVEWTGDGSGSLRRSGSFGKIRDVLKRSSEMLVKKLQGNGPPEPKNPSMKRASSLNYLNRSGDDLFQASRSNLAETRGLSSSSVDLSHRPSLLGQN
- the klc4 gene encoding kinesin light chain 4 isoform X2, with amino-acid sequence MSTMVYPRDEKLEKLSQEDIISNTKLVMQGLEALKNEHNSILHSLMETIKCLKKDEEANLVHEKSGLIRKSVEMIELGLGEAQVMMALSAHLNAVESEKQKLRAQVRRLCQENQWLRDELAGTQQKLQRSEQSVAQLDEEKKHLEFMNQLKKYDDDTSPSDEKEGDSSRDSLDDLFPEEEEHGPGTSHAHGSSAVAAAQQCGYEIPARLRTLHNLVIQYASQGRYEVAVPLCKQALEDLEKTSGHDHPDVATMLNILALVYRDQNKYKEAAHLLNDALNIREKTLGKDHPAVAATLNNLAVLHGKRGKYKEAEPLCKRALEIREKVLGRDHPDVAKQLNNLALLCQNQGKYEEVEYYYRRALDIYQSRLGNDDPNVAKTKNNLASCYLKQCKYKEAETLYKDILTRAHEKEFGSVNGENKPIWMHAEEREELSKGKHKDSAPYAEYGGWYKACKVNSPTVNTTLRNLGALYRRQGKLEAAETLEECATRSRKQSTTGLDPIHQTRVVEILKDGDAVDRRRSLAGNPVKYEGGSVGSEEVSVGVEWTGDGSGSLRRSGSFGKIRDVLKRSSEMLVKKLQGNGPPEPKNPSMKRASSLNYLNRSGDDLFQASRSNLAETRGLSSSSVDLSHRPSLLGQN
- the klc4 gene encoding kinesin light chain 4 isoform X5; the protein is MSTMVYPRDEKLEKLSQEDIISNTKLVMQGLEALKNEHNSILHSLMETIKCLKKDEEANLVHEKSGLIRKSVEMIELGLGEAQVMMALSAHLNAVESEKQKLRAQVRRLCQENQWLRDELAGTQQKLQRSEQSVAQLDEEKKHLEFMNQLKKYDDDTSPSDEKEGDSSRDSLDDLFPEEEEHGPGTASHAHGSSAVAAAQQCGYEIPARLRTLHNLVIQYASQGRYEVAVPLCKQALEDLEKTSGHDHPDVATMLNILALVYRDQNKYKEAAHLLNDALNIREKTLGKDHPAVAATLNNLAVLHGKRGKYKEAEPLCKRALEIREKVLGRDHPDVAKQLNNLALLCQNQGKYEEVEYYYRRALDIYQSRLGNDDPNVAKTKNNLASCYLKQCKYKEAETLYKDILTRAHEKEFGSVNGENKPIWMHAEEREELSKGKHKDSAPYAEYGGWYKACKVNSPTVNTTLRNLGALYRRQGKLEAAETLEECATRSRKQSTTGLDPIHQTRVVEILKDGDAVDRRRSLAGNPVKYEGGSVGSEEVSVGVEWTGA